A region of Faecalibacterium taiwanense DNA encodes the following proteins:
- the argB gene encoding acetylglutamate kinase, which translates to MKNEEMARLFSEATPYIQKYHGKTMVVKYGGNAMINEELKNAVMNDLVTLTLLGVRVVLVHGGGPAINEMLKKVGVESHFANGLRVTDDATMEIVQQVLAGKVNKDLVAKLRGRGVGLCGMDGQMLRCTELDPQLGHVGEIVHVDATLIASLLDGGFIPVIATVGMDDLGQAYNVNADTAAAQIAIALKAEKLVSMTDIAGLLRDKDDESTLIPEVEVSEIEGYKSAGIIAGGMIPKIGGMADAIYQGVHEAVIIDGRVPHSILLELFSNRGSGTRFYRRSHRE; encoded by the coding sequence ATGAAAAACGAAGAAATGGCGCGCCTTTTCTCTGAGGCGACACCCTACATCCAGAAGTATCACGGAAAGACCATGGTGGTAAAGTACGGCGGCAATGCCATGATCAACGAAGAACTGAAAAATGCCGTCATGAACGATCTGGTCACCCTTACCCTGCTGGGTGTGCGCGTGGTGCTGGTGCACGGCGGCGGCCCGGCCATCAACGAGATGCTGAAGAAAGTGGGCGTGGAGAGCCATTTCGCAAACGGTCTGCGCGTGACTGACGATGCCACCATGGAGATCGTGCAGCAGGTGCTGGCCGGTAAGGTGAACAAAGATCTGGTGGCAAAGCTGCGCGGCCGCGGCGTGGGCCTGTGCGGCATGGACGGCCAGATGCTGCGCTGCACCGAGCTGGACCCCCAGCTGGGCCATGTGGGCGAGATCGTGCATGTGGACGCTACCCTGATCGCAAGCCTGCTGGACGGCGGCTTCATTCCCGTGATCGCCACGGTGGGCATGGACGATCTGGGTCAGGCCTACAACGTGAACGCCGACACCGCCGCTGCGCAGATCGCGATTGCGCTGAAAGCGGAGAAGCTGGTATCCATGACCGATATCGCGGGCCTGCTGCGGGATAAGGACGACGAGAGCACCCTCATCCCCGAGGTGGAGGTGTCCGAGATCGAGGGCTATAAGTCCGCCGGCATCATTGCGGGCGGCATGATCCCCAAGATCGGCGGCATGGCCGATGCCATCTATCAGGGCGTGCACGAGGCGGTCATCATCGATGGACGCGTGCCCCACTCCATCCTGCTGGAGCTGTTCTCCAACCGCGGCTCCGGCACCCGCTTTTACCGCCGCAGCCACCGCGAATAA
- a CDS encoding aspartate aminotransferase family protein, translating to MDSEKVIKRDNEYVLHTYNRNPIVLEKGHGLRAAGPEGQQYLDFTSGIGVNSLGYCDLDWAEAVSEQAHKLQHTSNLYYTAPCGKLAKKLCKRTGMSKVFFGNSGAEANEGAIKAARKYSVDHYRKDRTTVITLVNSFHGRTIATLTATGQEVFHNYFGPFNEGFLYAPAGDIEALEELVDRTTCAVMLELIQGEGGVMALDPDYVQAVRKLCDEKDLVLIVDEVQTGVGRTGTFLCCEHYNLKPDVVTLAKGLGGGLPIGAVLMNEKVAEGMGPGTHGSTFGGNPVVCAGANVVVDRMDQSFLANVNERAVQLRAGIAKLPHVKSISGIGLMVGIEFYDLKAADVLAACREAGLLVLTAKTRLRLLPPLTLSEHDVDMALEILSDVLGKMEPTAPKEQA from the coding sequence ATGGATTCTGAAAAAGTCATCAAGCGGGACAACGAATACGTCCTGCACACCTATAACCGCAACCCTATTGTGCTGGAAAAAGGCCACGGCCTGCGCGCCGCAGGCCCCGAGGGCCAGCAGTATCTGGATTTTACCAGCGGCATTGGCGTGAACAGCCTTGGCTACTGTGATCTGGACTGGGCCGAGGCCGTTTCCGAGCAGGCCCACAAGCTGCAGCATACCTCTAACCTTTACTACACCGCGCCCTGCGGCAAGCTGGCCAAAAAGCTGTGCAAGCGCACCGGCATGAGCAAGGTGTTCTTCGGCAACTCCGGTGCCGAGGCCAACGAGGGTGCCATTAAGGCCGCGCGCAAGTACAGCGTGGACCACTACCGCAAGGACCGCACCACGGTCATCACGCTGGTGAACAGCTTCCACGGCCGCACCATCGCCACCCTGACCGCCACCGGTCAGGAGGTGTTCCACAACTACTTCGGCCCCTTCAACGAAGGCTTCCTGTATGCTCCGGCAGGCGATATCGAAGCGCTGGAGGAGCTGGTGGACCGCACCACCTGCGCCGTGATGCTGGAACTCATTCAGGGCGAGGGCGGTGTGATGGCGCTGGACCCGGACTACGTGCAGGCCGTGCGCAAGCTCTGCGACGAAAAAGACCTTGTGCTCATCGTGGACGAGGTGCAGACCGGCGTGGGCCGCACCGGCACCTTCCTGTGCTGCGAGCACTACAACCTCAAGCCGGACGTGGTCACGCTGGCCAAGGGTCTGGGCGGCGGCCTGCCCATCGGCGCAGTGCTGATGAACGAAAAGGTAGCCGAGGGCATGGGCCCCGGCACCCATGGCTCCACCTTCGGCGGCAACCCGGTGGTCTGCGCCGGTGCCAACGTGGTGGTGGACCGCATGGACCAGAGCTTCCTTGCCAATGTCAACGAGCGCGCCGTCCAGCTGCGCGCAGGCATCGCAAAGCTGCCCCATGTCAAGAGCATTTCCGGCATCGGCCTGATGGTGGGCATCGAGTTCTACGACCTCAAGGCCGCAGATGTGCTGGCCGCCTGCCGCGAAGCGGGCCTGCTGGTGCTGACAGCCAAGACCCGCCTGCGCCTGCTGCCGCCGCTGACCCTCAGCGAGCACGATGTGGACATGGCGCTGGAGATCCTGAGCGATGTGCTGGGCAAGATGGAGCCGACGGCTCCGAAGGAGCAGGCATGA
- the argF gene encoding ornithine carbamoyltransferase: MKNLLKMSDLSPAELTHILDVADQLKAQQKLGGTAPLLAGKTVALMFSKASTRTRTSFEVGVYQLGGLGNYMNTAELQAGRGEPLKDTARVLGRYYDCVVWRTYRQSDLEEFAELAGVPVINGLTDYAHPCQVLADLMTIRERRGSLAGRKLCFVGDGSSMANSLIVGGLLAGMQVTCVCPQSYRPAADVLMFAHKYGSAFHLTADPAEGIQDADVVATAVWNTAKPGTPESEQRLRDFVGFQLTGKLLESAKPDVMVLHCLPAHRGEEISSAVFEQHAPEIFDEAENRLHVQKAVLAILLAGK; encoded by the coding sequence ATGAAAAATCTGCTGAAAATGAGCGACCTCTCCCCTGCCGAGCTGACCCACATTCTGGATGTGGCCGATCAACTCAAGGCACAGCAGAAGCTGGGCGGCACGGCCCCGCTGCTGGCAGGAAAGACGGTTGCCCTGATGTTCTCCAAGGCATCCACCCGTACCCGCACCAGCTTTGAGGTGGGTGTGTACCAGCTGGGTGGTCTGGGCAACTACATGAACACCGCCGAGCTGCAGGCCGGGCGCGGCGAGCCCCTCAAGGACACCGCCCGGGTGCTGGGCCGCTACTACGACTGCGTGGTGTGGCGCACCTACCGCCAGAGCGATCTGGAAGAGTTTGCCGAGCTGGCCGGTGTGCCGGTGATCAACGGCCTGACGGATTACGCCCATCCCTGCCAGGTTCTGGCCGACCTGATGACCATTCGGGAGCGCAGGGGCAGCCTTGCGGGCCGGAAGCTCTGCTTTGTCGGCGACGGCAGCAGCATGGCAAACAGCCTCATCGTGGGCGGACTGCTGGCCGGGATGCAGGTCACCTGCGTCTGCCCGCAGAGCTACCGCCCGGCGGCGGATGTGCTGATGTTCGCCCACAAGTACGGCAGCGCCTTCCACCTGACCGCAGACCCTGCCGAGGGGATTCAGGATGCCGACGTGGTGGCAACGGCTGTGTGGAACACCGCCAAGCCCGGCACGCCGGAAAGTGAGCAGCGCCTGCGGGATTTTGTGGGCTTCCAGCTCACCGGCAAGCTGCTGGAAAGCGCAAAGCCCGACGTCATGGTGCTGCACTGCCTGCCCGCCCACCGGGGTGAGGAGATCTCCTCGGCAGTGTTCGAGCAGCACGCACCAGAGATCTTCGATGAAGCCGAGAACCGCCTGCATGTGCAGAAAGCCGTGCTGGCCATTCTTCTGGCGGGGAAATAA
- a CDS encoding MurR/RpiR family transcriptional regulator, with translation MDFFTRIAEHTPQLNKNDNELLSYCIRNHTEIANLKVTELADRLFISPASVVRFCKKLGFSGYSDFKASLRMDLFEPEETPRKSHPTDFFRDIHKTIEMVPEETVERIVELIHCSRRIELYAVGSSRMPGSELAKRLQTIGKAAFCYDDSTLMNISARQLTSDDLVLALSISGETSLIIAAATVAKSRGAALVSFTNLGSNTLSGMADENLYVNATNFVCSGIQVQSRVQLLMLCEYLFFRYIETYGDEHQQSIG, from the coding sequence ATGGACTTTTTCACCCGCATTGCAGAACACACGCCCCAGCTGAACAAAAACGATAATGAGCTTCTTTCTTACTGCATTCGCAACCACACCGAGATCGCCAATCTCAAGGTGACGGAACTTGCGGACCGGTTGTTCATCTCACCGGCTTCTGTCGTCCGCTTTTGCAAGAAGCTCGGTTTCAGTGGTTATTCCGATTTTAAGGCATCTTTGCGCATGGATCTGTTTGAGCCGGAGGAAACGCCGCGAAAATCTCACCCGACCGACTTTTTCCGGGATATCCACAAAACCATCGAGATGGTTCCGGAGGAGACCGTAGAGCGTATCGTAGAGCTGATCCACTGCAGCCGCCGCATTGAGCTGTATGCCGTAGGCAGCAGCAGAATGCCCGGCTCCGAACTTGCAAAGCGGCTGCAGACCATCGGCAAGGCCGCCTTCTGTTACGATGACAGCACCCTGATGAATATCAGCGCCCGGCAGCTGACTTCCGATGATCTGGTTCTGGCCCTTTCCATTTCCGGCGAAACAAGTCTGATCATTGCCGCTGCAACGGTTGCCAAAAGCCGTGGTGCCGCATTGGTTTCCTTTACAAATCTCGGCAGCAATACCCTCAGCGGCATGGCAGATGAAAACCTGTATGTCAACGCCACAAACTTTGTGTGCTCCGGCATTCAGGTGCAGTCCCGCGTACAGCTGCTGATGCTGTGCGAATACCTGTTCTTCCGCTACATAGAGACCTATGGGGACGAGCACCAGCAAAGTATCGGTTGA
- a CDS encoding 6-phospho-alpha-glucosidase, translating to MEGFKVVIVGGGSSHTPGIIQSLIANLDRFPLKKLVLYDIDPDRLELVDTLCGSLIAKLDPECVYFTTTDPEKAYTDIDFAFAQIRQGGMEMREKDEKISLEFGVVGQETCGPGGMAYGLRSIPGVFQVIDDVRKYAPEAWIINYSNPAAIVAEATRRKYNNYKILNICDMPVAIMLSFAKMLGLEKYNDVDPVYFGLNHFGWWTHLYDKSGVDRMPELKEKIMKFGLAASHDKHHSDPSWRHTWENFKEILTDFPEYLPNTYLQYYLYAKESAEDMDPNYTRANMVMDGREKDMIEQAKLIRESGGKKEANLNLFNAFGDFIVDVACSIAYNNADRYLVIVENKGCIPQMPYDAMVEVPCYLRKWGPEPVTIGNIPQFQLGMMMQQVSSEKLIVDAYFEHSYQKALEAFTMNKTVPSAKVARKILDKMIEANKGYWPELH from the coding sequence ATGGAAGGATTTAAAGTTGTTATTGTCGGCGGCGGCTCCAGCCATACCCCCGGCATTATCCAGAGCCTGATTGCAAATCTTGACCGCTTCCCGCTGAAAAAGCTGGTGCTGTACGATATTGACCCGGATCGTCTGGAGCTGGTCGATACCCTGTGCGGCTCGCTGATCGCAAAGCTGGATCCGGAGTGCGTCTACTTCACCACCACGGACCCGGAAAAGGCCTACACCGATATTGACTTTGCCTTTGCTCAGATCCGTCAGGGCGGCATGGAAATGCGGGAGAAGGACGAGAAGATCTCGCTGGAGTTTGGCGTTGTGGGTCAGGAGACCTGCGGCCCCGGCGGCATGGCATACGGCCTGCGTTCCATCCCCGGCGTGTTCCAGGTGATCGACGATGTGCGCAAGTACGCACCCGAGGCATGGATTATCAATTACTCCAACCCTGCTGCGATCGTGGCTGAGGCCACCCGCCGCAAGTACAACAACTATAAGATCCTGAACATCTGCGATATGCCGGTAGCCATCATGCTGTCCTTCGCAAAGATGCTGGGTCTGGAAAAATACAACGATGTGGACCCGGTCTACTTTGGTTTGAACCACTTTGGCTGGTGGACCCACCTGTACGACAAGAGCGGTGTGGACCGTATGCCGGAACTGAAGGAAAAGATCATGAAGTTCGGTCTGGCTGCTTCTCATGATAAGCACCACTCCGATCCTTCCTGGCGCCACACATGGGAAAACTTTAAGGAAATCCTCACCGACTTCCCGGAGTATCTGCCCAATACCTACCTGCAGTACTATCTGTATGCCAAGGAAAGCGCCGAGGATATGGATCCCAACTACACGCGTGCCAACATGGTCATGGATGGCCGTGAGAAGGACATGATCGAGCAGGCAAAGCTGATCCGCGAGAGCGGCGGCAAGAAGGAAGCAAACCTGAATCTGTTCAATGCTTTTGGCGATTTTATTGTGGATGTGGCATGCTCCATTGCCTATAACAATGCGGACCGCTATCTGGTCATTGTGGAAAACAAGGGCTGCATCCCGCAGATGCCGTATGATGCCATGGTGGAAGTTCCCTGCTACCTGCGCAAGTGGGGCCCGGAGCCTGTTACCATCGGCAATATCCCCCAGTTCCAGCTGGGCATGATGATGCAGCAGGTCTCTTCGGAAAAGCTGATCGTGGATGCTTATTTTGAACACTCCTACCAGAAGGCACTGGAAGCATTCACGATGAACAAGACAGTTCCCTCTGCCAAGGTGGCACGCAAGATCCTGGATAAGATGATCGAAGCCAATAAGGGCTACTGGCCCGAACTGCACTGA
- a CDS encoding PTS transporter subunit EIIC, translated as MEKREKKVTFSQFQKLGKVLMTPVMILPIAGILVGIGSAFTTKNIVALWPVLGNTYVKLFFNLLKAMGNTINSYLPIIFAVSVAIGYAEKEKGIAALSSVIGFLAMNNVMNILLTSLGILDPAAMKTGQSMVMGIASLDTGVFGGILVGLLVAKLHNKYYNIQLPPVLGIFSGTKFVPMISLLACSALGLVMSVVWPFVQTGLGFMGEIIYDTGMAGSVIYGLAERALLPFGLHHFIYTPFFFTNLGGSMVIDGTLYEGAVNIYNAMLASPDAMFDVNITRFIMNGKVIFAMFGLPGAALAMYHCAKPERKPQVKALLIAAIIPSIFTGITEPIEYSFLFAAPLLFVVHAGYAGLAYLLTYICKVNIPGPSSFGGPFLSTIFNGIMQADKGSNWIWVFIIGIPCFFLYYFTFRFMITKFNYKTPGREDDGQEVKKLDKKMSDEMMATIIEGLGGADNIQHVDACFTRLRVKVKDKALVMPDTDWKQKTGANGVVQVADGVQIIYGAKADIYKNNLKSALNMD; from the coding sequence ATGGAGAAGAGAGAGAAGAAAGTTACCTTTTCACAGTTCCAGAAACTGGGAAAAGTTCTAATGACGCCTGTCATGATCCTGCCCATCGCAGGTATTCTGGTGGGCATTGGCTCTGCGTTCACGACAAAGAACATTGTGGCACTGTGGCCGGTTCTGGGCAATACCTATGTCAAGCTGTTCTTTAATCTGCTCAAGGCCATGGGCAATACCATTAACTCCTATCTTCCAATCATTTTTGCTGTTTCCGTTGCCATCGGCTATGCAGAAAAGGAAAAGGGCATCGCGGCATTGTCCAGCGTGATCGGTTTCCTCGCCATGAACAATGTGATGAATATCCTGCTGACCAGTCTGGGCATTCTGGACCCTGCGGCGATGAAGACCGGCCAGTCCATGGTCATGGGCATCGCTTCGCTTGACACCGGTGTATTCGGCGGTATTCTGGTGGGTCTGCTGGTTGCAAAGCTGCATAACAAATACTATAATATTCAGCTGCCGCCGGTTCTGGGCATCTTCTCAGGCACAAAATTCGTGCCGATGATCTCGCTGCTGGCCTGCTCTGCGCTGGGTCTGGTAATGTCTGTGGTGTGGCCCTTCGTTCAGACCGGTCTGGGCTTCATGGGCGAGATCATTTATGACACTGGCATGGCAGGCAGTGTGATCTATGGTCTGGCAGAGCGTGCGCTGCTGCCTTTTGGCCTGCATCACTTTATTTACACTCCGTTCTTCTTCACAAACCTTGGCGGTTCCATGGTCATTGATGGCACGCTGTATGAAGGCGCAGTGAACATTTACAACGCCATGCTGGCTTCTCCGGATGCCATGTTTGACGTGAACATTACCCGCTTTATCATGAACGGCAAGGTTATTTTTGCTATGTTTGGTCTGCCCGGTGCGGCTCTGGCCATGTACCATTGCGCAAAGCCGGAGCGTAAGCCTCAGGTCAAGGCGCTGCTGATCGCAGCCATCATCCCCTCCATCTTCACTGGCATCACCGAGCCCATTGAGTACAGTTTCCTGTTTGCGGCTCCGCTGCTGTTCGTGGTGCACGCTGGCTATGCAGGTCTGGCCTACCTGCTGACTTACATCTGCAAGGTGAATATCCCGGGGCCCAGTTCCTTCGGCGGCCCTTTCCTGAGCACGATCTTCAATGGCATCATGCAGGCGGATAAAGGCTCTAACTGGATCTGGGTGTTCATCATTGGCATTCCCTGCTTCTTCCTGTACTATTTCACCTTCCGCTTCATGATCACCAAGTTCAACTACAAGACTCCCGGCCGCGAAGATGATGGCCAGGAGGTCAAGAAGCTGGACAAGAAAATGAGCGACGAGATGATGGCGACCATCATTGAAGGTCTGGGTGGTGCAGACAATATCCAGCATGTGGATGCCTGCTTTACTCGACTGCGCGTCAAAGTCAAAGACAAGGCTCTCGTTATGCCGGATACTGACTGGAAGCAGAAGACGGGTGCAAACGGCGTCGTTCAGGTCGCAGATGGTGTGCAAATCATCTACGGTGCCAAGGCCGATATCTACAAAAACAACCTCAAGAGCGCTCTGAACATGGACTGA
- a CDS encoding MATE family efflux transporter, whose translation MAQAKQDMGTGSIKKLMLQLMIPAVVAQVVNLLYNIVDRIYIGHIAGIGAAALTGVGLFTPILMLLNAFAMLVGAGGAPRTAIALGQGDRQQAEKIVSNSFTVLMFFAVVLTIGFYAGAPVLLRLFGASDATLPYALSYSRIYIAGSVFVLVVLGMNPFITTQGFAKTSMLTTVIGAVINIILDPILIFGFGLGVRGAAIATVLSQAVGAAWIIRFLTGKKTILRLRRDYLRPEKQIILPVLALGISSFVMLSTESLLSISFSSSLARYGGDVAVGAMTVITSASQLCTLPIQGICQGGQPVMSFNFGAGKKARVKEAFRFQLTLCGAYTCLFWLLMMLFPGAVAGIFTSDTALIQYTTWAMRIYMAGIFAMGFQIACQQSFMALGQAKVSLLLACLRKIILLIPLIFILPHVLPDAVFGVFLAEPVSDILAATITTITFFARFDKILDRGAAKV comes from the coding sequence ATGGCACAGGCAAAACAAGATATGGGCACCGGCAGCATCAAAAAGCTGATGCTGCAGCTCATGATCCCCGCCGTGGTGGCGCAGGTGGTGAACCTGCTGTATAACATCGTGGACCGCATTTACATCGGCCACATTGCGGGCATTGGCGCGGCAGCGCTGACCGGCGTGGGGCTGTTCACACCCATTCTGATGCTGCTGAACGCTTTTGCCATGCTGGTGGGCGCGGGCGGCGCGCCGCGCACCGCCATTGCTCTGGGGCAGGGGGACAGGCAGCAGGCCGAAAAGATCGTCTCCAACAGCTTTACCGTACTGATGTTCTTTGCCGTGGTGCTGACCATTGGCTTCTATGCCGGGGCACCGGTGCTGCTGCGGCTGTTCGGTGCCAGCGATGCCACCCTGCCGTACGCCCTGAGCTACAGCCGCATCTACATTGCAGGCTCGGTGTTCGTGCTGGTGGTGCTGGGCATGAACCCTTTTATCACCACGCAGGGCTTTGCCAAGACCAGTATGCTTACCACCGTGATCGGCGCGGTGATCAACATTATCCTCGACCCCATCCTGATCTTCGGGTTCGGGCTGGGCGTGCGGGGCGCGGCCATTGCCACGGTGCTCAGTCAGGCCGTGGGCGCTGCATGGATCATCCGCTTTCTCACCGGCAAAAAGACCATCCTGCGCCTGCGCAGAGACTACCTGCGCCCGGAAAAGCAGATCATTCTGCCGGTGCTGGCGCTGGGCATCTCCTCGTTTGTGATGCTCTCCACCGAAAGCCTGCTTTCCATCAGCTTCAGCTCCAGTCTGGCGCGGTACGGCGGCGATGTGGCTGTGGGTGCCATGACCGTCATCACCAGCGCATCCCAGCTGTGCACGCTGCCCATTCAGGGCATCTGTCAGGGCGGACAGCCGGTGATGAGCTTCAACTTCGGCGCAGGCAAGAAGGCCCGCGTCAAGGAAGCCTTCCGTTTTCAGCTGACGCTGTGCGGGGCCTACACCTGCTTGTTCTGGCTGTTGATGATGCTGTTTCCCGGCGCGGTGGCAGGCATTTTCACCTCGGACACCGCACTGATCCAGTACACCACGTGGGCCATGCGCATTTACATGGCGGGCATTTTTGCCATGGGCTTCCAGATCGCCTGCCAGCAAAGCTTTATGGCGCTTGGACAGGCTAAGGTCAGCCTGCTGCTGGCCTGCCTGCGCAAGATCATTCTGTTGATTCCCCTCATCTTCATTCTGCCGCATGTTCTGCCGGATGCAGTGTTCGGCGTGTTTCTGGCCGAGCCGGTCAGCGACATTCTGGCCGCCACCATCACCACCATCACCTTCTTTGCCCGGTTCGATAAGATCCTCGACCGCGGTGCGGCAAAGGTTTGA
- a CDS encoding MATE family efflux transporter has translation MSKDEYLITDPPLKALTVFAMPMILGSFFQQVYNMADSIIVGQFVGSSALAAVGACAALTNVFICVALGAGVGAGVLVSRYFGAKNYGKMKTIVSTSLISFLILSVVLGVFGFCFSHFMMSGLQTPADILEEAVLYLRVYFVGFPFLFMYNILSTMFTSIGESKIPLGLLIFSSILNIFMDLWMVAGLGLGVFGAALATLIAQGISAVFSFLIFLSRMRQYKSSFSRFDRQELYSMLRIAVPSVLQQSTVSIGMMIVQAVVNPFGTQALAGYAATMRVENVFSLIFVSIGNAVSPFVSQNFGAKKIERIKKGYHAALVLDLCFAVLAFVVIETLHTQISSLFLGKDGTALAYQVSGDYMRWLGYFFIFMGIKMATDGVLRGLGIMRPFLIANMVNLAIRLSVALICAPRFGIAFVWLAVPAGWLANFLISYAALRRSWPEDKAAVSQ, from the coding sequence ATGTCGAAAGATGAATATTTGATCACAGATCCACCCCTTAAAGCGCTGACTGTTTTTGCGATGCCGATGATCCTTGGCAGCTTTTTTCAACAAGTATACAATATGGCCGATTCCATAATAGTTGGTCAATTTGTTGGCTCCTCGGCACTTGCGGCTGTTGGTGCTTGTGCTGCACTGACCAATGTTTTTATTTGTGTGGCGCTTGGTGCTGGTGTGGGCGCAGGTGTGCTTGTAAGCCGCTATTTTGGTGCAAAAAATTATGGTAAAATGAAAACCATTGTGTCAACGTCCCTGATCAGCTTTTTGATCTTAAGCGTTGTCCTTGGTGTCTTTGGCTTTTGCTTTTCCCATTTCATGATGAGCGGATTACAGACCCCTGCCGATATATTGGAAGAAGCAGTATTGTATCTGCGTGTCTACTTTGTGGGTTTCCCGTTTCTATTCATGTACAACATTCTTTCCACCATGTTCACTTCCATCGGTGAATCCAAAATTCCGTTGGGACTGCTGATATTCTCATCTATCCTGAATATTTTTATGGATCTCTGGATGGTGGCCGGTCTTGGTCTGGGGGTGTTTGGTGCAGCCCTTGCGACCTTGATCGCACAAGGAATTTCTGCCGTGTTTTCGTTTTTGATCTTTCTGTCTCGGATGCGGCAATACAAGAGCTCCTTTAGCAGGTTCGACCGGCAGGAGCTGTATTCCATGCTTCGCATTGCGGTACCATCGGTTTTGCAGCAGTCCACAGTGTCTATCGGTATGATGATCGTGCAGGCAGTGGTAAATCCCTTCGGCACACAGGCACTTGCCGGGTATGCGGCAACGATGCGGGTAGAAAATGTTTTTTCGCTGATCTTCGTATCCATCGGCAATGCAGTTTCGCCGTTTGTATCCCAGAATTTTGGCGCAAAGAAAATTGAGCGTATCAAAAAAGGGTATCATGCTGCACTGGTGTTGGATCTATGCTTTGCAGTTCTTGCTTTCGTGGTCATTGAAACACTGCACACACAGATTTCCTCGTTGTTCTTGGGAAAAGACGGAACCGCGTTGGCCTATCAGGTGTCCGGTGATTATATGAGATGGCTTGGTTACTTTTTCATCTTCATGGGCATCAAGATGGCAACGGATGGCGTTCTTCGCGGACTTGGAATCATGCGGCCGTTTCTTATTGCAAATATGGTAAACCTTGCAATCCGCTTGTCTGTTGCTTTGATTTGTGCACCGCGTTTTGGCATTGCTTTTGTTTGGCTTGCAGTCCCGGCAGGTTGGCTTGCAAACTTCCTTATTTCCTATGCGGCGCTCAGAAGATCGTGGCCAGAGGATAAAGCGGCGGTATCTCAATGA
- a CDS encoding DUF188 domain-containing protein — MTILIDADGCPVVDLTLQIAKRFGVPVTILCDTAHQIEREGAQTLVFDKGADSVDFALVNRVKPGDIVVTQDYGLASMCLAKCARVLNQNGLEYTADNMEALMLRRYENKKLLRAGKHPKGSAKRTKEQDEAFVATLTDILASI, encoded by the coding sequence ATGACCATTTTGATTGATGCAGACGGCTGCCCGGTGGTGGACCTGACATTGCAGATTGCAAAGCGGTTTGGCGTTCCTGTTACCATCCTGTGCGACACCGCCCACCAAATCGAGCGGGAAGGTGCGCAGACATTGGTGTTCGATAAAGGGGCAGACAGCGTAGATTTTGCCCTCGTTAACCGGGTAAAGCCGGGGGATATTGTCGTAACACAGGACTACGGCCTTGCGAGTATGTGCCTTGCCAAGTGCGCCCGGGTGCTGAACCAGAACGGTCTGGAATACACCGCCGACAACATGGAAGCTCTCATGCTGCGGAGGTATGAAAACAAAAAGCTCCTCCGTGCCGGAAAGCACCCCAAGGGGAGTGCAAAGCGGACGAAGGAGCAGGATGAAGCATTTGTCGCCACACTGACAGATATTTTAGCGAGCATCTGA
- a CDS encoding alpha/beta hydrolase-fold protein yields MQIGNRPCRIYGEAHAEYLLLQMTGEHELQSMESEIAAIAQSAHHFLFAAIPVESWNDALSPWEAPAVWGKQGFGGKAADTLCFLTEQVIPTLKQQYPLPENVKIILGGYSLAGLFALWASTQTDLFYGIAAASPSVWFPGWMEFEQRHPIQAQHIYLSLGNKEEHTKNAVMAAVGDNIRTLHSRLAERGADCTLEWNSGGHFKDADLRTAKAFRWAMEEHT; encoded by the coding sequence ATGCAAATCGGGAACAGACCTTGCCGCATTTACGGCGAAGCCCATGCAGAATACCTACTGCTCCAAATGACAGGCGAGCATGAGCTGCAAAGCATGGAAAGCGAGATTGCCGCTATTGCACAGAGTGCGCACCACTTTTTGTTTGCGGCCATCCCGGTGGAAAGCTGGAACGATGCACTTTCCCCGTGGGAAGCCCCTGCCGTGTGGGGAAAACAAGGCTTCGGCGGTAAGGCCGCGGACACCCTGTGCTTTCTGACAGAACAGGTCATTCCAACACTGAAGCAGCAGTATCCTCTCCCGGAAAATGTCAAAATCATTCTGGGCGGCTACTCGCTGGCCGGGTTGTTTGCATTGTGGGCATCCACCCAGACTGATCTGTTCTATGGTATCGCTGCCGCCTCGCCCTCGGTGTGGTTTCCGGGCTGGATGGAGTTTGAACAGCGGCACCCGATACAGGCACAGCACATTTATCTGAGCCTTGGCAACAAGGAAGAGCATACGAAAAACGCTGTCATGGCTGCGGTAGGTGATAACATCCGCACCCTGCACAGCCGACTTGCAGAGCGTGGCGCAGACTGCACCCTTGAGTGGAACAGCGGCGGGCACTTTAAGGACGCTGACCTGCGCACGGCAAAGGCATTTCGGTGGGCGATGGAGGAACACACATGA